The following coding sequences lie in one Myxococcus xanthus genomic window:
- a CDS encoding Ppx/GppA phosphatase family protein, whose translation MPSRPPPPVLAAIDVGTNAVRLELARPDADGALETLHQERDAIRPGEGVFATGSMPEETAERLLATMRRYAALCRRHKAQVRAVATSAMREAKNSADIVRRVREEAGLNLEVVSGKEEARLICLGVLHRKPSHTRSLLIDIGGGSTEIATAMGEKPDNLWSLALGSVRLTEVFDASRTVPPKQLRLMRSFVSDVLQKTLPPTVPNVPRVALGSSGTISAVVSFAAAENSGNATVRQLTQTVDTLAQMPPERRRKRFDPRRADIIVSGAVILEGVARHLGVESVSVVNRGLRDGILVDLLYRQDEHREDHSLADAALALGKRFYFDEKHARQVARLSLTLFDNLAALHQLPLSVRPHLEVAALLHDVGHAVSYERHHKHTYYLIRHADLPGLADRERELVARVARYHRRSPPELAHAGMAGLNPVEARTVRKLATLLRVANSLDVSHHQPIKDFKATNGRDGVALHLHTRHPVDLELWNADREVLNFRRVFGKRLTFHVHHTSTSR comes from the coding sequence ATGCCTTCTCGCCCCCCTCCGCCCGTACTCGCCGCCATTGACGTGGGCACCAACGCCGTCCGCCTGGAGCTGGCGCGACCAGACGCCGACGGCGCGCTCGAAACCCTGCACCAGGAACGCGACGCCATCCGCCCGGGAGAGGGCGTCTTCGCCACCGGCTCCATGCCGGAGGAGACGGCCGAGCGCCTCCTGGCCACCATGCGTCGCTACGCCGCCCTCTGTCGCCGCCACAAGGCCCAGGTGCGCGCCGTGGCCACCAGCGCCATGCGCGAGGCCAAGAACAGCGCCGACATCGTCCGCCGCGTGCGCGAGGAGGCCGGCCTCAACCTGGAGGTCGTCAGCGGCAAGGAAGAGGCTCGCCTCATCTGCCTGGGCGTGCTCCACCGCAAGCCGTCCCACACGCGCTCGCTCCTCATCGACATCGGCGGAGGCAGTACCGAAATCGCCACCGCCATGGGCGAGAAGCCCGACAACCTCTGGAGCCTCGCCCTGGGCTCCGTGCGCCTCACCGAGGTCTTCGACGCCTCGCGCACCGTGCCGCCCAAGCAACTGCGGCTCATGCGCAGCTTCGTCTCGGACGTGCTGCAAAAGACGCTGCCCCCCACGGTGCCAAACGTCCCCCGCGTGGCGCTCGGCTCGTCCGGCACCATCAGCGCCGTGGTGTCCTTCGCCGCCGCGGAGAACAGCGGCAACGCCACCGTCCGGCAGCTCACGCAGACGGTGGACACCCTGGCGCAGATGCCTCCCGAGCGCCGCCGCAAGCGCTTCGACCCGCGCCGCGCGGACATCATCGTCTCCGGCGCTGTCATCCTGGAGGGCGTCGCCAGGCACCTGGGCGTCGAGTCCGTCAGCGTCGTCAACCGCGGCCTGCGCGACGGCATCCTCGTGGACCTGCTCTACCGGCAGGATGAGCACCGCGAGGACCACAGCCTCGCGGACGCCGCCCTCGCCCTGGGCAAGCGCTTCTACTTCGACGAGAAGCACGCCCGCCAGGTCGCCCGGCTGTCACTCACCCTGTTCGACAACCTGGCCGCCCTGCACCAGCTGCCGCTGTCGGTGCGCCCCCACCTGGAGGTCGCCGCCCTCCTCCACGACGTGGGCCACGCCGTCAGTTACGAGCGGCACCACAAGCACACGTATTACCTCATCCGCCACGCCGACCTGCCGGGCCTCGCCGACCGCGAGCGCGAACTGGTGGCCCGCGTCGCCCGCTACCACCGGCGCAGCCCGCCGGAGCTGGCCCACGCCGGCATGGCGGGTCTCAACCCGGTCGAGGCGCGGACGGTGCGCAAGCTGGCCACCTTGCTGCGCGTGGCCAACTCGCTGGACGTCAGCCACCACCAGCCCATCAAGGACTTCAAGGCCACCAACGGCCGCGATGGCGTGGCGCTGCACCTGCACACCAGGCACCCCGTGGACCTGGAGCTGTGGAACGCGGACCGGGAGGTCCTGAACTTCCGCCGCGTCTTCGGCAAGCGACTCACCTTCCACGTCCACCACACCTCCACGAGCCGCTAG
- a CDS encoding tetratricopeptide repeat protein, which yields MGNLSSSAEMVVKVPPVSAPLDLERVRRKVEAGEILSDAELSLLRAEAQRGLGSALRLALAHALINAGAEREALPLLETLRRDFPRDLPVRLGLARALLGLERHGDAERLLTEVLAQSPGDPEVLKVLAVLGLRRGEADKARAYVADALARDPFDAEARLLKEELESVDLPPPPVPQEQVLRPEFTAALTAALGRARVAFRRQGKDLLVKLATGGVGRVDVGSLFAAYQESPGTQGLTAYADALAARLGGLSSGLSAEVAALEARLRPVLRPADFAARAVGALHRPGPAGLEVFYVLEDAEFVRYLPEAALAPAGLTPESADAAAWRNLASRLAPVRPVLVDQGEVRLAEAFSGLWAVAEGDGHDAARLLLPSQRKELALLAGEAPLRVALGRRELVLVCRESDAAACESLARLVPSPDGIPGAFRLTEEGLSAV from the coding sequence TTGGGGAACCTATCGTCCAGCGCCGAGATGGTCGTTAAAGTCCCGCCAGTGAGTGCCCCCCTGGACCTGGAGCGCGTCCGCCGCAAGGTGGAGGCGGGTGAGATTCTGAGCGACGCGGAGCTGTCCCTGCTCCGCGCCGAGGCGCAGCGTGGCCTCGGCTCCGCCTTGCGGTTGGCCCTGGCGCACGCCCTCATCAACGCGGGCGCTGAACGTGAGGCGCTGCCGCTGCTGGAGACCCTGCGGCGGGACTTCCCACGCGACCTGCCCGTGCGGCTGGGGCTGGCGCGGGCCCTACTCGGACTGGAGCGCCACGGCGACGCGGAGCGACTGCTGACCGAGGTCCTGGCCCAGTCTCCGGGAGACCCGGAAGTGCTCAAGGTGCTCGCGGTGCTGGGACTGCGGCGCGGTGAAGCGGACAAGGCGCGTGCCTATGTCGCGGATGCGCTGGCTCGCGACCCCTTCGACGCCGAGGCGCGGCTGCTGAAGGAGGAACTGGAGTCCGTGGACCTGCCGCCTCCGCCCGTTCCCCAGGAGCAGGTGCTGCGCCCGGAGTTCACCGCCGCGCTCACCGCCGCGCTGGGCCGCGCCCGGGTGGCGTTCCGACGGCAGGGGAAGGACCTGCTCGTGAAGCTCGCCACGGGCGGTGTTGGGCGCGTGGACGTGGGCTCGCTGTTCGCGGCCTACCAGGAGTCCCCGGGCACGCAGGGGCTCACTGCCTACGCGGATGCGCTAGCTGCGCGGCTCGGCGGGTTGTCCTCGGGCCTGAGCGCGGAGGTCGCGGCGTTGGAAGCGCGGCTGCGTCCGGTGCTGCGCCCAGCGGACTTCGCGGCGCGCGCCGTGGGCGCCTTGCACCGGCCCGGTCCCGCGGGTCTGGAAGTCTTCTACGTGCTGGAGGACGCGGAGTTCGTGCGCTACCTGCCCGAAGCCGCACTGGCCCCCGCGGGACTCACGCCGGAGTCGGCGGACGCGGCGGCATGGCGCAACCTCGCCTCGCGTCTGGCCCCGGTGCGGCCCGTGCTCGTCGACCAGGGGGAGGTCCGGTTGGCGGAGGCCTTCTCCGGACTCTGGGCCGTGGCGGAGGGGGACGGCCACGACGCCGCGCGGCTGCTCCTGCCTTCGCAGCGCAAGGAGCTGGCACTGCTCGCTGGAGAGGCCCCCCTGCGCGTGGCCCTCGGACGGCGGGAACTGGTGCTGGTCTGCCGCGAGTCGGATGCCGCCGCGTGTGAGTCGCTGGCGCGGCTCGTGCCCTCGCCGGATGGAATCCCGGGCGCCTTCCGCCTGACGGAAGAGGGCCTGTCCGCGGTGTGA
- a CDS encoding TIGR02269 family lipoprotein: MRTLLSLWLLLLTAPWAGCASTPQASIQQAWDDAEEACATPDDAPCVSLLCMGDACGFYRCQDLDGAVELARFPPARPPAATAAPGRGPRRHWGGGQHLPRGAVMVFPNWNGAPERAFSAPPRLTPGRWEKHHIFPQAEDLARWFERQGVKIHDYTMPIPRHVHQRIHRGGERGGAWNRAWREFKDANEGATPTEIFRHAGELIHRFELMGGPIQPYYSRLEHEDE; the protein is encoded by the coding sequence ATGCGAACGCTCCTGTCACTCTGGCTACTGCTGCTCACAGCACCGTGGGCAGGCTGCGCGTCGACTCCACAGGCGTCCATTCAGCAAGCATGGGACGACGCCGAGGAGGCATGCGCCACGCCAGATGATGCCCCGTGCGTCTCGCTCCTGTGCATGGGAGACGCCTGCGGCTTCTACCGGTGTCAGGACCTGGACGGCGCGGTGGAACTCGCGCGCTTCCCACCGGCTCGTCCGCCCGCGGCGACCGCGGCTCCCGGCCGAGGCCCCCGGAGGCACTGGGGCGGAGGACAGCATCTGCCTCGGGGCGCCGTCATGGTGTTCCCCAACTGGAATGGCGCCCCTGAGCGAGCCTTCTCAGCGCCACCGCGACTCACGCCCGGACGCTGGGAGAAGCACCACATCTTCCCGCAGGCAGAGGACCTCGCCCGCTGGTTCGAACGGCAGGGAGTGAAAATCCACGACTACACGATGCCCATTCCACGCCACGTCCATCAGCGGATTCACCGAGGCGGCGAACGCGGCGGCGCGTGGAACAGGGCCTGGCGTGAGTTCAAAGACGCGAACGAGGGTGCGACCCCAACCGAGATTTTCAGACACGCAGGGGAGCTTATTCACCGCTTTGAGCTCATGGGCGGGCCTATTCAGCCCTACTATTCCCGCCTGGAGCATGAGGACGAATGA
- a CDS encoding zinc-dependent alcohol dehydrogenase, giving the protein MKAVVFHGIGDIRLDDVEEPRIEKPTDAIVRLTASAICGTDLHMIRGTMPGMKPGTILGHEGVGVIEALGDDVRNLNIGDRVVIPSTIACGNCSYCRAGYHAQCNDANPNGPSAGTAFFGGPQETGPFHGMQAEKVRVPFANVGLVRIPEGVSDEQAILISDIFPTGYMGAELAEIKPGDTVAVFGCGPVGLFAIVSAKLLGAGRVFAIDCHEDRLDLARAQGAEVINFEEEDPLETLKRLTNGIGVDRAIDAVGVDAVHPHHGPAAKKAHQEKAEFKREVKEAAPKTNPKGDNWVPGDAPAQALMWAVEGLAKAGTLSIIGVYPAQVRTFPIGMAMNKNLTMKMGNCNHRKYIPKLLELVRTGVVDPTAILSHVEPMSSAIDAYRNFDVRKPGWVKVELEPTQLQ; this is encoded by the coding sequence ATGAAGGCTGTCGTTTTCCATGGGATTGGGGACATCCGGCTCGACGACGTGGAGGAGCCGCGAATCGAGAAGCCAACGGATGCCATCGTCCGCCTGACGGCGAGCGCCATCTGCGGCACGGACCTCCACATGATTCGCGGCACCATGCCGGGCATGAAACCGGGCACCATCCTGGGCCACGAAGGCGTGGGCGTCATCGAGGCGCTGGGCGATGACGTCCGCAACCTCAACATCGGCGACCGGGTGGTCATCCCGTCCACCATCGCCTGTGGCAACTGCTCGTACTGCCGCGCCGGGTACCACGCGCAGTGCAACGACGCCAACCCCAACGGCCCCAGCGCGGGCACGGCCTTCTTCGGCGGTCCCCAGGAGACGGGGCCCTTCCACGGCATGCAGGCGGAGAAGGTGCGGGTGCCCTTCGCGAACGTGGGCCTGGTGCGCATTCCCGAGGGCGTCAGCGACGAGCAGGCCATCCTCATCTCCGACATCTTCCCCACCGGCTACATGGGCGCGGAGCTGGCGGAAATCAAACCCGGTGACACCGTGGCGGTGTTCGGCTGCGGGCCCGTGGGGCTCTTCGCCATCGTGAGCGCGAAGCTGCTGGGCGCCGGCCGCGTCTTCGCCATCGACTGCCACGAGGACCGGCTGGACCTGGCGCGGGCCCAGGGCGCCGAGGTCATCAACTTCGAGGAGGAAGACCCGCTCGAGACGCTCAAGCGCCTCACCAACGGCATTGGCGTGGACCGCGCCATCGACGCGGTGGGCGTGGACGCCGTGCACCCGCACCATGGCCCCGCGGCGAAGAAGGCCCACCAGGAGAAGGCCGAGTTCAAGCGCGAGGTGAAGGAAGCCGCCCCCAAGACGAATCCCAAGGGCGACAACTGGGTGCCCGGTGACGCGCCCGCGCAGGCCTTGATGTGGGCCGTGGAGGGACTGGCCAAGGCCGGCACCCTGTCCATCATCGGCGTCTACCCGGCGCAGGTGCGCACGTTCCCCATCGGCATGGCGATGAACAAGAACCTCACGATGAAGATGGGCAACTGCAACCACCGCAAGTACATCCCCAAGCTGCTGGAGCTGGTGCGCACCGGCGTGGTGGACCCCACGGCCATCCTGTCCCACGTGGAACCCATGAGCAGCGCCATTGATGCGTACCGCAACTTCGACGTGCGCAAGCCCGGCTGGGTGAAGGTGGAGCTGGAGCCCACGCAACTCCAGTAG
- a CDS encoding helix-turn-helix domain-containing protein encodes MNDDDLPGRLARNIRSLRETRGATQAQLSRLAGVPRATWAHLESGAANPTLSVLHRVAAALQVSLEELIAKPRASARHYPRATLPVRTRGGGMLRKLLPDPLPGMEFDRVELPPQVRVTGVPHTPGTREYLACESGEMVLVASGERFHLQPGDVVVFRGDQKHSYENPGARTAVGYSVVLLAPSI; translated from the coding sequence ATGAACGACGATGACCTGCCCGGCAGACTGGCCCGCAACATCCGTTCCCTTCGCGAGACGCGAGGCGCCACACAGGCGCAGCTATCCCGGCTGGCGGGCGTGCCGCGCGCCACCTGGGCCCATTTGGAGTCCGGCGCGGCCAACCCGACACTGTCCGTGCTGCACCGCGTGGCCGCCGCGCTCCAGGTGTCGCTGGAGGAGCTGATTGCGAAGCCCCGCGCCAGTGCCCGGCACTACCCGCGCGCCACCCTGCCCGTCCGGACGCGTGGTGGCGGCATGCTGCGCAAGCTGCTGCCGGACCCACTGCCCGGTATGGAGTTCGACCGCGTGGAGTTGCCGCCGCAGGTGCGCGTCACCGGCGTTCCGCACACCCCCGGCACCCGGGAGTACCTGGCGTGTGAGTCGGGGGAGATGGTGCTCGTCGCCAGTGGGGAGCGCTTCCACCTCCAGCCCGGCGACGTGGTCGTCTTCCGGGGGGACCAGAAGCACTCGTACGAGAATCCTGGAGCACGAACGGCCGTGGGTTATTCGGTCGTCCTGCTGGCGCCTTCGATATGA
- a CDS encoding DUF1059 domain-containing protein, whose product MSRKTMDCRKAPSDTHCTLTISGEEDEVFQAAISHAVSAHGHEDSAELREMIRGMLEDEAPAASMGRPMPMQEPQQPSRH is encoded by the coding sequence ATGTCACGCAAGACGATGGACTGCCGGAAGGCGCCCAGTGACACCCACTGCACGCTGACGATTTCGGGTGAGGAGGACGAGGTATTCCAGGCGGCCATCTCGCACGCGGTCTCAGCGCACGGCCACGAGGACTCCGCCGAGCTGCGCGAGATGATTCGCGGCATGCTCGAGGACGAGGCGCCCGCGGCCAGCATGGGCCGGCCCATGCCGATGCAGGAGCCGCAGCAACCGAGCAGGCACTGA
- a CDS encoding S-adenosylmethionine:tRNA ribosyltransferase-isomerase yields the protein MKPARWPVDRPEEGRLLHVEPRARRYRDTRVADLPSLLRAGDLLVVNDAATLPASLVGRTESGERIELRLLSRELDGTWTGVLFGAGDWRRRTEDRPPPPVLAAGAGLVVGGLKARVVAVLPPSPRLLRVAFDVTGAALWSRLYRSGRPVQYAYMEAPLSLWHVQTAYGARPWSVEAPSAGLPLTWSVLLTLRKQGVRLASLTHAAGLSSTGDAALDAALPRPERSDIPAATVEAVLHTRASGGRVVAVGTTVVRALEGRAAQHGGWLVAGEEVTDLLLGPGFVPRLVHGLLTGVHEPGSSHHALLQAFAPLPLLQEVAAHAEARGYLGHEFGDSCLLLDA from the coding sequence ATGAAGCCCGCGCGCTGGCCCGTGGACCGCCCCGAGGAGGGACGCCTGCTGCATGTGGAGCCGCGCGCCCGCCGCTATCGCGACACCCGCGTGGCGGACCTCCCGTCGCTGCTGCGCGCAGGGGATCTGCTGGTGGTGAACGACGCCGCCACGCTGCCCGCGTCCCTGGTGGGGCGAACGGAGTCCGGAGAGCGAATCGAGCTGCGCCTGTTGTCACGCGAGCTGGACGGCACCTGGACAGGGGTTCTCTTCGGCGCGGGGGACTGGCGACGGCGCACGGAGGACCGGCCACCGCCGCCGGTGCTGGCCGCGGGCGCGGGGCTCGTGGTGGGAGGCCTGAAGGCGCGGGTGGTGGCGGTGCTGCCACCGTCTCCCCGGTTGCTGCGCGTGGCCTTCGACGTGACGGGGGCGGCGCTCTGGTCCAGGCTCTACCGGAGCGGGCGTCCGGTGCAGTACGCGTACATGGAGGCGCCGCTGTCGCTGTGGCATGTGCAGACGGCGTACGGCGCGCGGCCCTGGTCCGTGGAGGCGCCTTCCGCGGGACTGCCCCTCACCTGGAGCGTGCTGCTGACGCTGCGGAAGCAGGGCGTGCGGCTGGCCTCGCTCACCCACGCGGCGGGGCTGTCCTCCACGGGAGACGCGGCGCTGGACGCGGCGTTGCCTCGGCCCGAGCGTTCCGACATTCCCGCCGCCACGGTGGAGGCCGTCCTGCACACGCGGGCGTCGGGGGGGCGGGTGGTGGCGGTGGGCACCACCGTGGTGCGGGCCCTGGAGGGCCGCGCGGCGCAGCACGGAGGATGGCTGGTGGCGGGGGAGGAGGTGACGGACCTGCTATTGGGGCCCGGCTTCGTCCCGCGACTGGTGCACGGGCTGCTCACCGGCGTGCACGAGCCAGGGAGCAGCCACCATGCTTTGCTTCAGGCCTTCGCGCCGCTTCCGCTGCTCCAGGAGGTGGCCGCGCACGCGGAGGCGCGCGGCTACCTGGGGCACGAGTTCGGAGACTCGTGCCTGCTGCTGGACGCGTGA
- a CDS encoding double-CXXCG motif protein: protein MTRFFWLREDSTAQAHTNGSLNAAHKWGLPGLKECPGCGETWAGSGHQYPAVDLSVLPEQGAFLKARPETFTEFSRLRELVRPLAPPGALLPPGTTFGPLVGTASGRFGPFAWLGSSLLLIRHEELERLREEGIRGLLGARTELRFRQKDAPEFLELQLDPRGQLHADCMPPDLPPRCDTCGRLGFRRPDEPILDAASLPVDVDLFRVGNFATMIVGTERFMETVRRLELDGISFRELPTR from the coding sequence ATGACGCGTTTCTTCTGGCTGCGCGAAGACTCGACGGCGCAAGCCCACACCAACGGCAGCCTCAACGCCGCCCACAAGTGGGGGCTGCCCGGACTCAAGGAATGTCCGGGCTGCGGTGAAACCTGGGCCGGCTCGGGACACCAGTATCCCGCCGTTGATTTGTCCGTCCTGCCCGAGCAGGGCGCCTTCCTGAAAGCCAGGCCTGAGACATTCACCGAGTTCTCACGGCTCCGGGAGTTGGTGCGACCTCTGGCACCGCCAGGTGCCCTGCTTCCCCCGGGGACGACGTTCGGCCCGTTGGTGGGAACCGCGTCTGGACGGTTCGGTCCCTTCGCATGGCTGGGTAGCAGTCTGCTGCTGATTCGCCACGAAGAACTGGAGCGACTTCGAGAGGAAGGCATCCGCGGACTGCTCGGCGCGCGAACAGAGCTGCGGTTCCGGCAGAAGGATGCCCCCGAGTTCCTGGAGCTTCAGCTCGACCCGCGTGGTCAACTGCACGCGGACTGCATGCCTCCGGACCTGCCCCCTCGGTGCGACACCTGTGGACGCCTCGGGTTCCGTCGGCCCGACGAGCCCATTCTCGACGCGGCCTCGCTCCCAGTGGACGTCGACCTGTTCCGGGTGGGCAACTTCGCCACGATGATTGTCGGCACCGAGCGGTTCATGGAAACAGTGCGCCGCCTGGAACTGGACGGCATTTCGTTCCGCGAACTGCCCACGCGCTGA
- a CDS encoding SDR family NAD(P)-dependent oxidoreductase, giving the protein MIRIDKSILVTGASRGLGLALMNGFARRGARVVGVARHAAEMEAVAEALRWEGLEAHALAYDVGDKEAIYPLVGAATALVGPLDVLVHNASTLGPTPLPLLLDTACEDLQRVLEVNVVGPFRLTKAVAGNMAVRGKGLVMHITSDAAVSAYPRWGAYGVSKAALEHLGRVWAAELEGTGVRFVSVDPGEMDTRMYRDAVPDGDYSRLSRPEAVAARLVEWVAWRSESLPSGVRLEAAKLEAA; this is encoded by the coding sequence ATGATTCGCATCGACAAGAGCATCCTGGTTACGGGCGCGAGCCGGGGACTGGGGCTGGCGCTGATGAATGGCTTCGCTCGCCGAGGTGCGCGGGTGGTGGGCGTGGCGCGCCATGCCGCGGAGATGGAGGCCGTCGCGGAGGCGCTGCGTTGGGAGGGGCTGGAGGCGCACGCGCTGGCCTACGACGTGGGGGACAAGGAGGCCATCTACCCGCTGGTGGGCGCGGCCACCGCGCTGGTGGGCCCGCTGGACGTGCTGGTCCACAACGCGAGCACGCTGGGGCCCACACCGCTGCCGCTGCTGCTGGACACCGCCTGCGAGGACTTGCAGCGCGTGCTGGAGGTCAACGTGGTGGGCCCCTTCCGCCTCACCAAGGCGGTGGCCGGGAACATGGCGGTGCGAGGCAAGGGGCTGGTCATGCACATCACCTCGGATGCGGCGGTGTCCGCTTATCCCCGCTGGGGCGCCTATGGCGTGTCCAAGGCTGCGCTGGAACACCTGGGGCGCGTCTGGGCCGCGGAGCTGGAGGGCACGGGCGTGCGCTTCGTCTCGGTGGACCCCGGGGAGATGGACACGCGGATGTATCGCGACGCGGTGCCGGATGGGGACTACTCGCGGTTGAGCCGCCCGGAGGCGGTGGCGGCCCGGCTCGTGGAGTGGGTGGCGTGGCGGTCGGAGTCGCTGCCCTCGGGAGTCCGCCTGGAGGCGGCGAAGCTGGAGGCCGCATGA
- a CDS encoding DUF4230 domain-containing protein: protein MAHLSRVLTVVLGAALGALGAWVLMKPASPSLPDTPSVVQQMRDVARLETLEVALYKKVTFTPEPQATDALWKDVLNWARYALQNPHGRAIVFANAHLGFDFQRFDRSHLQVTGTRVYVVLPPMEVKVELRPGETEVIDSNLDSEQTAQLLEKARIAFEQEVRSNGKLQRRARESAERSLRALLLTLGYREVMFVDQLPAGTAG from the coding sequence ATGGCGCACCTCTCGCGAGTCCTCACCGTCGTCCTGGGCGCCGCGCTCGGCGCGCTGGGGGCCTGGGTGTTGATGAAGCCCGCGTCGCCGTCGCTGCCGGACACGCCGTCCGTCGTGCAGCAGATGCGGGACGTGGCCCGGCTGGAGACGCTGGAGGTCGCGCTCTACAAGAAGGTGACCTTCACCCCGGAGCCCCAGGCCACGGATGCGCTCTGGAAGGACGTGCTGAACTGGGCGCGTTACGCGCTCCAGAATCCGCATGGCCGCGCCATCGTCTTCGCGAACGCGCACCTGGGCTTCGACTTCCAGCGCTTCGACCGCTCTCATCTCCAGGTGACGGGCACGCGCGTCTACGTGGTGCTGCCGCCCATGGAGGTGAAGGTGGAGCTGCGTCCCGGCGAGACGGAGGTCATCGACTCCAACCTGGACAGCGAGCAGACCGCGCAGTTGCTGGAGAAGGCCCGCATCGCCTTCGAGCAGGAGGTCCGCTCGAACGGGAAGCTCCAGCGGCGAGCGCGGGAGTCCGCGGAGCGCTCGCTGCGGGCGCTGCTGCTCACGCTGGGCTACCGCGAGGTGATGTTCGTGGACCAGCTGCCCGCGGGCACGGCGGGCTGA